A single region of the Caretta caretta isolate rCarCar2 chromosome 25, rCarCar1.hap1, whole genome shotgun sequence genome encodes:
- the NWD1 gene encoding NACHT domain- and WD repeat-containing protein 1: MTIVTFFPADMATERETLLKAAYPEVQAFCQKHSLMFEVIDLRWGVCDIIDTDHMSTQLCLEEIESCQKLSVGPTFIGLLGDRYGHRPLPRLIEEKEFEALIAQLTGDPTATHLLTFWYWKDENAIPSVYVLQPITDHLPHCHPTANQAQHQENMEVWRSVERDLASALRLAAREAEKHGLISQEQRHRYDKSETEWEIEHALFRTQEIDLAASIFLREVEGLDKHLLGGTSMQLLDTEENGSLDNEAQQLLHSLKAKIANHYPQHLKVHTVPWNAHPGNLRYKGQTKYLRELCEQFITATNHQVLRSLRYRGKNSEEPEGLLQELSHHMMRCLENCRVFCGRQDLLDNILQSIRQNDDHVHTPLILYGPPGCGKTALMCKLSEQVRTLLGQETVVVIRQLGTSQLSSAIHSLLRDICFQVCLAFGLPPLPVQVTQACSDLILFFHNLLLTVSHFGVQSLVLFFDSVDQLIPADGAHRLYWLPKDCPSKVHIVVSTSTAEHGILETLQEAMPEPEAYFEVGPLSREEGGKMLEVLLASVRRKLSPAQQIVFQHSFLEGGHPLLFKLAFNEARRWASYTLPSALMIATTAQEAMHHLCGRLEKLHGTVLVTNMLGYIASSRNGLSDAEMKDILSLDDEVLSEIYQHGSPPCKTILRFPPLLWARLRRDIGECLAERQADGFALLGLAHREFTEVVQNRYLPAQDKTKRHLLLADFFRGTWSWGMKKSLKLPLLGKSLNADRKVAPQPLWFSDTVANRRKLSELPFHLLNAGRIEELKQDVLGNMNWITCKIIATGIQGIANDFAMCNEHINCPELRLMQETLLLLKPALDYIDGGVGVSIIYTEVLARLHFFMLSYPGLIGKLCQQCLSWLNVCPHPVLVPLCGFLQPPGGPLKMTITGFLKGVTVLELSSDHRVLVAGSQDGTMVVWIMEDIEVMHTLTGHSAEVRCVKVFGKGTSAVSAAMDYTLRIWNLVSGRQKFSIQDTHSGDQHLYQLHVDERNRIVYSASGAKVNAWHLETAEHIFQISGEAPDAWLCTEVFEPRQVVLTVSEGGMLSLWDSSTGELQSKHQLSGIQEEAPTCSILIQKQGKMIVGFSRGSLSMIFSDGNSLMKKLPGRVRFLVVSEDESLLAAGFGVYVRVFLANSKGFHRFMAEDLEHECVVHSAVFSPDNSIIVTCSQGESIQVWSLSEQGLLIDTLDGMGTPVTLLALCGHTLVSASHIAPYLKVWDLTYDRKHKTLAPVPDRTGCTAMSHDGNYVYFPQAGQRHQVIIWDSTKGAECDTLDTSAQVRCLEVAEQRKLLFAGLMSGTVLVFPLNSRQDVVCIPPPKSQKPINHMALNRQEEQLAIACDDLVLVLDVSPGEPCPVIDKPIYTFYTQIPAAVISSVAVLANYRVLYGMSSGDLFLYDCPHSKVFPLEMHRCKVTCLETSHGEQWALSGSEDSLQCLWDLELCQWEHEMCYYKQTSFLKGIQCACFSKDDKYLYTGSFDHSITVWDVLSGALLAVQFVYATASRIMPTADGFVATTRLGYIIRERFHCPQSISSQYNPLQNIKATCVVKSRKKEEANPREKHDRGKISRNQSRTNKLSQNCMIM; encoded by the exons ATGACCATTGTTACGTTCTTCCCTGCAGACATggctacagagagagagaccctgctTAAGGCAGCATACCCTGAGGTCCAAGCCTTCTGTCAGAAGCACAGTTTAATGTTTGAA GTAATTGACCTGAGATGGGGTGTTTGCGACATTATAGACACTGATCACATGAGCACACAACTCTGTCTGGAGGAGATTGAATCCTGTCAAAAACTGTCAGTGGGTCCCACTTTTATC GGGCTGCTTGGTGATCGCTATGGACACCGGCCCCTCCCCCGACTTATTGAAGAGAAGGAGTTTGAGGCCCTGATTGCACAGCTGACAGGGGACCCCACCGCCACACATCTCCTGACATTTTGGTACTGGAAGGATGAGAACGCCATTCCTTCTGTGTATGTCCTGCAGCCAATTACTGACcacctgccccactgccaccccaCTGCCAACCAGGCTCAGCACCAGGAAAATATGGAGGTCTGGAGGAGCGTGGAGAGAGACTTGGCCTCAGCACTGCGCCTGGCAGCCCGGGAAGCAGAGAAACACGGACTCATCAGCCAAGAACAAAGGCATCGCTATGACAAATCAG AGACAGAGTGGGAGATTGAACACGCCCTCTTCAGGACCCAAGAGATTGACTTGGCTGCTTCCATATTCCTCAGAGAGGTTGAGGGCCTTGACAAACACCTGCTGGGAGGGACAAGCATGCAACTGCTGGATACAGAGGAAAATGGCAGCCTGGACAATGAAGCCCAACAGCTGCTCCACAGCCTCAAGGCAAAAATTGCAAACCATTACCCCCAGCATCTCAAAGTGCACACAGTTCCATGGAATGCACACCCTGGGAACCTGCGATACAAGGGGCAAACCAAGTACCTGAGGGAGCTGTGTGAACAGTTCATCACTGCTACCAATCACCAGGTCCTGAGAAGCCTCCGATACCGAGGGAAGAACAGCGAGGAGCCAGAGGGGCTTTTGCAGGAGCTGAGCCACCACATGATGCGGTGCCTGGAGAATTGCAGAGTGTTCTGTGGGAGGCAAGACTTACTGGATAACATTCTACAAAGCATCAGACAGAATGATGACCACGTCCACACACCCCTCATTCTCTATGGGCCTCCAGGCTGTGGAAAGACAGCTCTGATGTGCAAACTGTCTGAGCAGGTGCGAACTCTCCTGGGGCAGGAGACTGTGGTGGTAATTCGCCAGCTGGGGACATCCCAGCTCAGCTCTGCAATCCACAGCCTGCTGAGGGATatttgtttccaggtgtgtttAGCATTTGGTTTGCCACCTCTTCCTGTACAGGTAACACAGGCTTGCAGTGATTTAATCCTGTTCTTTCACAACCTCCTCCTCACTGTCTCTCACTTTGGTGTACAGTCACTGGTGCTGTTCTTTGACTCTGTGGACCAGCTAATCCCTGCTGATGGTGCCCACAGACTATACTGGCTGCCAAAAGACTGCCCCTCAAAGGTTCACATTGTTGTCTCCACTTCCACAGCAGAGCATGGGATTCTGGAAACTCTCCAAGAGGCCATGCCTGAGCCCGAGGCCTACTTTGAAGTGGGTCCATTATCCAGAGAGGAAGGTGGGAAGATGTTGGAGGTGCTACTGGCATCAGTGAGACGGAAGCTGAGCCCAGCTCAGCAGATTGTTTTCCAGCACAGCTTCCTTGAGGGTGGGCACCCCCTGCTATTCAAGCTGgccttcaatgaggccaggagaTGGGCATCCTACACTCTGCCTTCAGCACTGATGATTGCTACCACAGCCCAAGAAGCCATGCACCATCTATGCGGGAGACTGGAAAAGCTGCATGGCACAGTCCTGGTGACAAACATGCTGGGGTATATTGCCTCCTCACG GAATGGGCTATCAGATGCAGAGATGAAGGACATCTTGTCCCTTGATGATGAGGTTCTCTCTGAGATTTACCAGCATGGCTCTCCTCCATGTAAAACCATCCTGCGCTTTCCTCCTCTGCTGTGGGCACGACTGCGCCGTGACATTGGAGAGTGCTTGGCAGAGAGGCAGGCAGACGGCTTTGCGCTTCTTGGCCTTGCTCACAG AGAATTTACTGAAGTGGTGCAGAATCGTTATCTACCAGCCCAAGACAAAACCAAGCGTCACTTGCTCCTGGCAGATTTCTTCAGGGGGACTTGGAGTTGGGGCATGAAGAAGTCCCTGAAACTGCCACTTCTTGGCAAATCGCTGAATGCTGACAGGAAG GTAGCACCTCAGCCACTCTGGTTCTCTGATACCGTTGCAAATCGGAGGAAGCTAAGCGAACTGCCTTTTCACTTACTCAACGCTGGGAGAATTGAGGAGCTAAAGCAAGATGTGCTGG GGAATATGAACTGGATCACCTGTAAAATCATTGCCACTGGAATTCAGGGCATTGCCAATGACTTTGCCATGTGCAATGAGCATATTAACTGCCCAGAGCTACGTCTTATGCAAGAAACCCTTCTCCTTTTGAAACCAGCACTTGACTATATAGATGGTGGTGTAG GAGTGAGTATTATATACACTGAGGTGCTGGCCAGGctgcattttttcatgctttcctATCCTGGTCTAATTGGAAAGCTGTGCCAGCAGTGTCTGAGCTGGCTCAATGTCTGTCCCCATCCTGTTCTTGTCCCACTGTGTGGATTCCTCCAGCCACCTGGTGGGCCTCTTAAGATGACAATCACTGGATTTCTAAAAG GTGTGACAGTGCTGGAGCTCAGTTCTGATCACAGAGTGCTGGTGGCAGGATCTCAGGATGGCACGATGGTTGTGTGGATCATGGAGGATATTGAGGTGATGCACACCTTGACTGGGCACTCTG CTGAGGTGAGATGTGTGAAAGTGTTTGGAAAAGGTACTTCCGCTGTCTCAGCTGCCATGGATTACACTCTACGCATCTGGAATTTAGTCTCTGGCAGACAGAAGTTTTCCATTCAAGACACTCACTCTGGAGACCAGCATCTATATCAGCTTCATGTGGATGAAAGGAACAGGATTGTGTATTCAGCATCAGGTGCAAAG GTTAATGCCTGGCACCTGGAAACAGCGGAACATATTTTCCAGATTTCTGGTGAGGCCCCAGATGCGTGGCTGTGCACTGAAGTGTTTGAACCAAGGCAGGTGGTTTTGACTGTGTCTGAAGGAGGAATGCTGAGTCTGTGGGACAGCAGCACGGGAGAGCTCCAGTCTAAGCACCAGCTATCAGGGATACAGGAAGAAGCACCAACTTGCAGCATTCTGATCCAGAAGCAAGGAAAGATGATAGTAGGATTTAGCAGGGGTTCCCTCTCCATG ATCTTCTCTGATGGAAACAGCTTAATGAAGAAACTTCCAGGAAGGGTTCGCTTTCTAGTCGTGTCAGAAGATGAGTCCCTTCTTGCTGCAG GCTTTGGGGTGTATGTGCGAGTGTTCCTGGCCAACTCAAAGGGATTCCACAGGTTCATGGCAGAAGACCTGGAACATGAGTGTGTGGTGCACTCAGCTGTTTTCTCTCCTGACAACAGCATCATTGTCACATGCTCTCAGGGTGAATCTATCCAG GTGTGGAGTTTATCAGAGCAGGGTTTGCTGATAGACACTTTGGATGGCATGGGAACACCAGTGACTCTCTTAGCCCTATGTGGCCACACATTGGTATCTGCCTCCCATATTGCACCATATCTCAAAGTTTGGGACCTCACTTATGATCGTAAGCACAAAACCTTAGCACCAGTCCCAGATCGCACAGGGTGCACTGCAATGTCCCATGATGGGAACTATGTCTACTTCCCTCAAGCCGGACAGAGACATCAAGTCATCATCTGGGACTCCACTAAAG GTGCAGAGTGTGACACACTGGACACCTCTGCCCAAGTGAGATGTCTAGAGGTGGCTGAGCAGAGGAAGCTCCTTTTCGCTGGGCTGATGTCTGGAACGGTCCTTGTGTTTCCACTTAATTCCAGGCAGGATGTGGTGTGCATCCCACCCCCAAAGTCACAGAAACCAATCAACCACATGGCACTCAACAGGCAGGAAGAGCAGCTAGCTATAGCATGTGACGACTTAGTTCTTGTGCTGGATGTTAGCCCTGGAGAGCCATGCCCTGTGATTGACAAGCCCATTTATACCTTTTATACTCAGATCCCTGCTGCTGTGATTTCCAGTGTGGCTGTCCTTGCAAACTACCGGGTCCTCTATGGCATGTCAAGTGGGGACTTGTTCCTTTACGACTGCCCTCATTCCAAAGTGTTTCCTTTGGAAATGCACAGATGCAAAGTCACCTGCTTAGAAACCAGCCATGGAGAGCAATGGGCACTAAGTGGCTCTGAAGATTCTCTGCAGTGTCTCTGGGACTTGGAGCTCTGCCAGTGGGAACATGAAATGTGTTATTATAAG CAGACTTCCTTCTTGAAAGGTATTCAGTGCGCTTGCTTCTCGAAAGATGATAAGTACTTGTACACTGGGTCATTCGATCACTCCATTACAGTTTGGGATGTTTTAAGTG GTGCCCTGTTGGCTGTTCAATTTGTGTATGCAACTGCTAGCAGAATCATGCCAACTGCAGATGGGTTCGTTGCAACAACAAGACTCGGCTACATAATTCGTGAGAGGTTCCACTGCCCACAATCCATAAGCTCACAGTATAATCCACTCCAGAACATCAAGGCAACATGTGTAGTAAAATCCAGAAAGAAAGAGGAGGCAAACCCAAGAGAGAAACATGACAGAGGAAAAATCTCCAGAAACCAGAGTCGAACCAATAAACTCTCTCAAAACTGTATGATCATGTAA